Genomic DNA from Salvelinus sp. IW2-2015 unplaced genomic scaffold, ASM291031v2 Un_scaffold8860, whole genome shotgun sequence:
tttggtgattttaatattcacatggaaaagtccacagacccactccaaaaggctttcggagccatcatctggacctactcactgccacagtcatactctggacctagttttgtgcCATGGAATAATGTTGTAgatttaatgtttttcctcataatcctggactatcggaccacattttgattatgtttacAATCGCAacaaaataatctgctcagaccccaaccaaggagcatcaaaagtcgtgctacaAATtccagacaacacaaagattccttgatcccttccagactccttctgcctacccaaggacgtcagaggacaaaaatcagttaaccactaactgagaactcaatttaaccttgcgcaataccctagatgcagttgcacccctaaaaactaaaaacatttgtcataagaaactagctccctagtatacagaaaatacccgagctctgaagcaagcttccagaaaattggaacggaaatggcgccacaccaaactggaagtcttccgactagcttggaagaagtaccgtgcagtatcgaagagccctcactggctgtagatcatcctatttttccaacttaatcgaggaaaataataataatccaaaatgattttttatactgtcgcaaagctaactaaaaagcagcattcccaagtgatggatggctttcacttcagcagtaaaaaattcattaacttctttgaggaaaaagatcatgatcagttagaaagcaaattacggactcctctttaaaatcTGCATTATtacctccaaagctcagctgtcctgagtctgccaCAACTCTGCCAGGAACTAGGATCGAAAGAAGACACTTAAGTTGTTTAGTACTATattctcttgacacaatgatgaaaataatcatggcttctaaaccttcaagctgcatactggaccctattccaactaaactacttaaagagctgcttcatgtgcttggcctcctatttgaacataataaacggctctctatccacccgatgtgtaccaaactgactaaaagtggcagtaataaagcctctcttgaaaagccaaacccagaaaatataaaaaactatcggcctgatatcgaatcttccattcctctcaacaatctttagaaaaagctgttgcgcagcaactcactgccttcctgaagacaaaaatgttatacaaaatgcttcagtctggttttagacccctcatagcactgagactgccttgtgaaggtggtaaatgaccttttaatgcgtCAGACcgagctctgcatctgtcctcgtgtactagaccttagtgctgctttgataccatcgatcaccacattctttgagagattggaaacccaaattggtctaacACGGACAAGTTTGGCCTGTTTAGCTTATCTGTCGGAaaaatatcagtttgtctctgtgatgtTTGTCCTCAACTGTACAtttgtgttcctcaaggttccgttttgaaCACTAGTTGTTTCACTAtatttttacctcttggggatgtcattcgaaacataatgttactttcactgctatgcggatgacacacagcttacatttcaatgaaacatggtgaagccgcAAAATTGCCACGCCCtccgctagaagcctgtgtttcagacataagaagtggatggctgaaaacgttctacttttaaacacggacaaaaacagagatgcttgttctaggccaagaaacaaagagatcttctgttgatctgacaattaatttgatggttgtaaagtctctcaaataaaactgtgaaggacctcggcgttactctggaccctgatctctctttgacgaaatatcaagactgtttcaaggacagcttttttccatctacgtaacattgcaaaactgagaaatttctgtccaaaaatgatccagaaaaattaatccatgctttttgttacttctaggttagactactgcaactctactttctggctacccgataaagcactaaataacttcagtagtgctaaatacagctgctagaatcctgactagaaccaaaaaatttgatcatattactccagtgctagccctCCCTACACTGGTTCCGTTAGCAAggtgatttcaaggtttactgttaacctacaaagcgttacatgggcttgctcctacctatctttccgagttggtcctgccgtacatacctacacgtacgctacggtcacaagacgcaggcctcctaattgtccctaaaatttctaagcaaacagctggagcagggtttctcctatagatctcaattttatggaatggtctgcctaccatgttagagacgcagactcgtctcaacctttaagtctttattgaagactcatctcttcagtaggctATGATTGAGTgatctggcccaggagtgtgaatgtGAACggaaaaggctctggagcaacgaaccgcccttgctgtcaaGCCCAATTCCCCTCTTCTCACTGGGATTCTGCCtctaccctattacaggggctgatcactggcttactggtgctctttcatgccgtccctaggagggtgcgtcacttgagtgggttgagtcactgacgtgatcttctgtctgggttggcgccccccttgggttgtgccgtgggcggagatctttgtggactATACTCGGCTTGTCTTAGGATGGAGTTGGTGGTtgagatatcctctagtggtgtggggctgtgccttgggaaagtggtggggttatgtccttcctgtttggccctgtccggagggTTCATCGGAtgaccacagtgtctcctgacccctcctgtctcagcctccagtatttagctGCAtattatgtgtcggggggctagggtcagtttgttatatctggagtacttctcctgtcttatccgtgtcctgtggtgaaatttaagtatgctctctctaatttctctttctctctttctttctctctctcggaggacctgagcctaggaccatgcctcaggacgaccgacatgtgactcttgctgtccccagtctcctgccgtgctgctgctccagtttcaactgttctgcctgcgctatggaacctctgacctgttcaccagacgtgctacctgtcccagacctgctgttttcactctctagagaccgcaggaggtagagatactcttaatgatcggctataaaagccaactgacatttctcCTGAGTGTGCACCCTCGACAAtacttgtgattattattatttgaccatgctggccatttatgaacatttgaacatcttggcatgttctgttattaatctccaccggcacagccagaagaggactggcacccctcatagctggttcctctctaggtttcttcctagttttggcctttctagggagtttttcctagccaccgtgacttctacacctgcattcttgctgtttgggttttaggctggtttctgtacagcactttgagatatcagctgatgtagaaggTCATATATACATTTGTTTGATTTGATCTCAAGCTTAGAACTACAACTCCAGAAGCCTAGCGGCTTCCCTGTCCTTATCGTAAATTATATTGCACATGGACCCTGTTCTATAAATAAACCCAGTCCACCCATGTTGATTTTGTTTCTTCACGCTaatatttcacaataaaaaatccTGCAATAATGGAAATGACAGCGCTTACAGCGTTCTAACTTTGTAAAATTGTTTTGCTTTTATTCTTGCCCAACAATGTTATTGGATGAACGCATAATTGCGCAACAAAGCGTAAATACGCAGGAGTCGCGTTTGTGCCAGAGCCTCTCCCCTTCCTACTAGGGTTTTGGCAGACCAAACCGCGTTCATGAGGCGGGTCCTTAGGCAGGGCCCTTCAGGTGAAACAGCTGATTAGGTGGCGCATCTGAAACATGGTGACAGTAGACAACATCACTCCTCTCCATGACACATGCATCCAGGGACATCCAACTTGCCGACTGCTACTAGATGCAGGGCTCAGTGAGCAGCTACAGTAGGCTAAATATATAGAGCTGTAGCAAGATACACCAATACAACCTAGAGCATGTTACCAGTAGTGGTCCCCTCCGCCTATCTCTTCATACCTTCCTCTTTGACCCCTTCCCCAGGTGGACATTGAGGACATCCATGGTACACTCTCTCTGTAACGCCTGTGCTGCGGGGAGCGCTGGATGTGCAAAGATGGCTGCTGGAACATGGAACAAAGTCAACACCCCTCCTCACAGCACTGCATGGCTGCCTCTGCCCTTGCACGAGGCCTCTAAAGGTAAGATGGAATGATGAGCGGGGCTATATGTACTTGGTAATACATGGTGATAAGCAGGGTACAGTgtgacggaggaggaggagagaataggCAGGAGAGGCAAGACTGAGCAggataggaggaagaggagctagTGTAATGATGTGTTGACACAGGAGAAGGTAGAGTAGAGACTTGAGGAAGAGTAAGGATAGCGGGTAGCACTAGTAGCGTGAAGTTAGGGTGCAGAAAGGGGGGTGGTGAGGAGGATGCACCATATGTGTATAGATGTGTGTGAGATTCAATTTATGAACCATTTTGTATcctctatatactgtaggtaacTGCAGAATATAGCGAAGCTAAAAGCAGAGGCATGAGCTGTCTAGTGACAGCCTGCGTGAGCCTACCTCCAGGATTGCGACTCGCTAGATCATGTTGATGCACGGAGCAGTGTGAACACTTGTGCAGGAGTGACTTGCTCACGCGGAAAAGCAGGTGAGATGGGTCTCAAGAGGAAAACATTGATGTCTTCGCGGCGCTGCTGTATATGCATATCAATGGCTTCTGTATGCATATACCAGTGTTATGAATACGTTTTACATACAAGTAATTTGTTTATGGCTGGGCGGACACTGGTAGATTTCATTCACAAATCTGCCACCAAGCCACATTTTCCTGAGAAATGTAGTACTCACTGTAAAACAGAATGTGTTTTCTGTTACAGGTGCCAAGGTGAAGTGCAAGGCTAAGTTCATTGAGACTGGCTCTCACCATAGCTGCCAGAGTAGAGATGCGTGACATTGATGATAACTGGTGGACTTGGAGCAATGTGTATTGTCACAGCACGACAACAAATAAGCGCCATAGACTACACCAAGCCTGCCTCTCCCACTGACAATGCCTTACAGAGTATTTGAAAGTAAATCTAGAGGGCATTAATAATTTTCCATTTGTGATTCATCCCTCTGAATTTTGTCATTGTGGCTGTCTGGTATCTTCTAGGTACTCCCTTCCTCTGAGTCTGCAGCAACTTAGCAGAGTGGCTCTGAGGACGTTGCTGGGTACCAGAGCTCTGGAGGTCACTGGACATATCTCAACGTACCATCAGCTACATTCTCTGAGACATGAGGGGTGCTGATGCCGCCTTATGAACTGACTCATGGATGGATTCCCAAAGGAATATCAGGAAAAGGAAAAAGCTTGAATACTAAGTTGGGACACATCTCATCTTCTGCATATGTTTTGTTTACTGTGGGACACACATAAAATATGATGTGATGGATTACTATGTTATAAGCAGTAACAAtacattgtaaaatacatttcaagAAGGCCTGCAACAATGATGTTATAATATTTTATAGAGATGAAAGCTTGTTTTAGCATGGTTAGGGAAAATAAAGCCAAACAARMTCAGTRCTCTKCTRTTGCAGTAATATGAACattttgacaaaacatttgtaCTACAACTCCCAGCATGCCCTTAAATCCATCAGAGGTCATGTCAAAACCAGGCACGTGATGTGTCAGTGCCGCATGTACACAGCtcaaatgtgtttgtttacttCTCGCAGGACGTAATTTACAGTTTTTCAACATAAAACGGGATTTGACCAAATGATGGAGGTTGAAACTGCCAGACCATACTTCTTTGGAGACATAGGTGCGTATAAAAGCATTTCGGCTCCTTGAAATTGtatgtcagctagctagcattcATTTGGTTACTGCATGTCATAGCTAGCAAGCATGTGTTCATGATATAACAGCAACGTAAATCAGRTACATACGTGCCATGTTGTGTTTTAGTCCATATCGATTGTCAAGTAAAGGTTTACGATGGCAAAATGTGATGTCAACACAAGAGATTATCTAGCATGCACTCACCTAGCGCCGGCTGATTATGTAGCAATAGGTATTCTCTTGCTGTTTGCTCTGGCTGATGACTGTGTGGCTTGCCCCAGGCTGCTGGTCGGAGAGGACCGAGGTGCACAAGGCGGCCTCCGAGGGACATGCTGCCCAGCTGCAGAAACTCATCCAGAGCGGAGCCTCCGTCAACATAGTGGCTGTGGACTCTATCACCCCCCTCCATGAGGCATGTGAAAGGGGGCAGACCCAGTGTGTCAGGCTGCTACTGGATGCTGGAGCACAGGTGAGACTGTCACTAAGttgagagagataagagaaatAACGTCAATAAATGAGGTAGGTTAGGCATAGAAGAAGACAGGATTGTCAACAAACACTCTAGTCATATCACAGGAGAAAGGTGTGACCCAGATTCAACACAGGTTAAAGATCAACAGAAGAGAAAGTAATGTGTTATTTATAGTTAATCaggatatatacatacatataatgGCTGTGTTGTCCTGTAGGTGGATGCCCGTAACACGGATGGTAGCACCCCTCTGTGTGAGGCCTGCTCGGTCGGGAGCTTTGACTGTGTACGGATGCTGCTGGAGCATGGGGCCAAYGTGAACCCCACCCTCTCTTCCCGGACCACCTCACCCCTACACGAAGCCTGCATGGGGGGTAAGTGTGAGGTGTAGGATGAGCGTGCATCACGAATGTTTGAGAACTTGTGACGGTCTGTACTTGTGTCTCAGGTAATGCTGATGTTGTGAAGATCATGATCGCTAAAGGTGCCAGTCTGGAGGCATATGACCTGTACTATGGGACCCCACTTCATGTGGCWTGTGCCAACGACCACACAGACTGTGTCAAGGCACTACTCAACGCAGGTGAGCGTTAGAGAATAGCACTATCTAACAACAAATTATTTGATTTTGAAGAAGAAGAACACAATGAAGATAGACCTGAATKGAGAATAAAACCCTGGATTTGAGTTCCCAACTCTGAGGTGAACCTTTATTAATAACCTCRTTTGTGTGTCATTTGTTTCCTCAGGTGCCAAAGTGAATTATGCTCGGCTGCACAAGACGGCCCTGCACCATGCTGCTAAAGTGAAGAGTGCAGACATGATCGACATGCTGGTGGAGTTTGGGGCGAACATCTACGCCAAAGACAAAAACGATAAGAAGCCCATTGACTACATCGAACCCGGTTCTCCTGCTGCACTCTGCTTAGAGTTTTATGAAAGTAAGTCAGTGTGAGAGAGATTTTTAAACTACACTTACCAGTTATAAGCAATAGACATGTACCCATATGTTTTTTGTGGATTTCTAAGCAATGTCACAATGTCACCAGTAGGTGGTGCCCATTGCTAATTTTTCAGGATCAAAAGTTACAGGTAGTGGAAAAGTAAAAAAGAATTAAAATAATAACTTGATAATGTTGAACCCATCAAAAACAG
This window encodes:
- the LOC112079651 gene encoding ankyrin repeat and SOCS box protein 13-like, encoding MMEVETARPYFFGDIGCWSERTEVHKAASEGHAAQLQKLIQSGASVNIVAVDSITPLHEACERGQTQCVRLLLDAGAQVDARNTDGSTPLCEACSVGSFDCVRMLLEHGANVNPTLSSRTTSPLHEACMGGNADVVKIMIAKGASLEAYDLYYGTPLHVACANDHTDCVKALLNAGAKVNYARLHKTALHHAAKVKSADMIDMLVEFGANIYAKDKNDKKPIDYIEPGSPAALCLEFYESKSV